In the Brassica napus cultivar Da-Ae chromosome A7, Da-Ae, whole genome shotgun sequence genome, one interval contains:
- the LOC106355175 gene encoding uncharacterized protein LOC106355175: MDLYEDIFNDQSLQFSPLRLSPSPEPFTSIVGVLQDPLVEETENVREETVGLINNSAISEANPSRSAQCPDLIPLPDTLTLVQSPPEVEQLLFCSPHGYMQENLPNIQSDQPFLFDQNMLDAFQEQDVFTMQDQQFLYNPHGSLQGNTNGQLEHQSLFSQKTMNHFQEPNDSAMQDHNFGCNPHGLLQGNANGQLDQQSLFNQNTMNPFQELNDSTMIGVGQQIEEENNGYAHPVMTQSFGLPNHLQEQFSLPLSQSYPSNLRYQNGLIDSHSNIYDQQPPPLVQANREDEALVPRMVTEVARTCPLQNQTSVTPPQSHIPTSSTRTCPLQNQISVTPPLPQIPSSSTSRNQGNVQELLNKPSSGVKYPTLKDYAHLFPSTKAFAPIEFNVLWRQQENNPSRFESRHRNGQSRLFERNVFGRRQRNDSSGIEDVESSSAAQRRRTVSPKRNVDLTADDLGDKRLQNKLYDPLYESLGLKIDPHLRVFFPPKRNVGRGPKENQRRQEPDERPPSTGKRDRRLI, encoded by the exons ATGGATTTGTATGAAGATATCTTCAACGATCAGTCGTTGCAATTTAGTCCTTTGCGATTATCACCGTCACCAGAACCATTTACTTCGATCGTG GGTGTTTTACAAGATCCTCTAGTGGAAGAAACTGAGAATGTGCGGGAAGAGACTGTTGGTTTAATCAACAATTCTGCTATAAGCGAGGCTAACCCCTCAAGGAGTGCACAATGCCCAGATCTAATCCCACTTCCGGATACATTAACACTAGTGCAATCTCCACCTGAAGTC GAACAACTGCTATTTTGCAGTCCACATGGGTATATGCAAGAAAACTTGCCAAACATACAATCAGATCAACCATTTTTGTTCGATCAAAACATGTTGGATGCTTTTCAAGAGCAAGATGTATTTACAATG CAAGATCAGCAATTCTTATACAATCCACATGGGTCATTACAAGGAAACACAAACGGTCAACTAGAGCACCAATCTTTGTTCAGCCAGAAAACAATGAATCATTTTCAGGAACCAAATGATTCTGCAATG CAAGATCACAATTTCGGATGCAATCCACATGGACTTTTACAAGGAAACGCAAACGGACAATTAGATCAACAATCTTTGTTCAATCAAAATACGATGAATCCTTTTCAGGAACTAAATGATTCTACAATG ATAGGAGTTGGTCAACAAATCGAGGAAGAAAACAATGGATATGCTCATCCTGTAATGACTCAATCTTTTGGGTTACCAAATCATCTCCAAGAGCAGTTTTCATTACCTTT ATCACAAAGTTACCCATCAAATTTAAGGTACCAGAACGGCCTAATTGATTCACATTCCAACATATACGACCAGCAACCGCCTCCATTAGTTCAAGCTAATAGGGAAGACGAAGCTTTAGTCCCAAGGATGGTTACAGAGGTGGCTAG GACATGCCCTCTACAGAATCAGACTTCTGTGACCCCTCCTCAATCTCACATACCGACAAGCTCTACAAG GACATGCCCTTTACAGAATCAGATTTCTGTGACCCCTCCTCTACCTCAAATACCGTCGAGCTCTACAAG TAGGAATCAAGGAAACGTGCAAGAGCTACTGAATAAGCCATCATCGGGTGTTAAATACCCAACCCTCAAAGATTATGCACATCTATTTCCAAGCACGAAGGCATTCGCTCCCATAGAG TTCAACGTTTTGTGGCGTCAACAAGAAAATAACCCAAGTCGGTTTGAGAGTCGACACAGAAATGGCCAAAGTCGATTATTTGAGCGTAACGTTTTTGGGCGTCGCCAAAGAAATGATTCAAGTGGCATTGAAGATGTAGAATCATCATCTGCTGCTCAGCGAAGG AGGACCGTCTCGCCAAAAAGAAATGTTGATTTAACTGCAGACGACCTTGGTGATAAAAG gctacaaaataaattatatgatcCATTGTATGAAAGCCTCGGATTAAAAATTGATCCTCACTTGAGAGTTTTCTTCCCACCCAAAAGAAATG TTGGTAGAGGACCAAAAGAAAACCAGCGACGGCAAGAACCGGATGAGAGACCACCGTCCACTGGCAAAAGAGATCGGAGACTGATTTAG